In a single window of the Caproicibacterium sp. BJN0003 genome:
- the ggt gene encoding gamma-glutamyltransferase, translating to MPTKPYLGKTLSEIAMFRPYPSGRGGAVSSNSPYATSAGLEMMKNGGNAIDAAVAISLVLGVVEPYHCGIGGGCFHVVYHKESNQFYACDARGVAPLNAYQDMFLDKNGDVDLNLTEFSGRSTAVPALYKAMDNLLKKFGTMTWEQVSAPAIRLCREGFKCGFMYARISDTPEAEHNTAAYEGFKELYLHDGKPRTFGEIIKNPELADTMEAVAKNGVDWFYNGPVADAIVNAVQKNKGVLVKEDLKNCSPKPRTPVQGTYRGYKVVSMPPPSSGGTHIIQMLNILENFDLAKMGWHSAESTHLLAETMKIMFADRSVAMGDPDFVQVQVEKILSKEYAKELAKKIDPDKAQEFAPTEGIEAKSYPGCTSHFSVMDKEGNVVVQTQTIRNWWGCGVVVPGYGFIMNNTMADFSPKVGVRTTQGLAYGMANAVRPGKTPLSSMSPTIVLKDGVPVLAVGSAGGPRIITSTLQLIVNTLDYGMMMEPATRAPHMCCLTLDQGLELEDGFSPDTEKLLREKGHKIIETGSYGELLVMPNGIMRVGDEFFPAGCNRADGGGGALTEFGTTAIDGIVFE from the coding sequence ATGCCTACAAAGCCCTATTTGGGAAAAACTCTTTCAGAAATTGCGATGTTTCGTCCATATCCGTCCGGTCGAGGAGGAGCTGTGAGTTCCAATAGCCCATATGCGACAAGTGCTGGTTTGGAAATGATGAAAAATGGCGGAAATGCCATTGATGCGGCGGTTGCAATTTCTTTGGTGCTGGGAGTTGTTGAACCATACCATTGCGGCATTGGCGGCGGATGTTTTCATGTTGTTTATCACAAAGAAAGCAACCAGTTTTATGCCTGTGATGCACGTGGAGTGGCACCGCTAAATGCATATCAGGATATGTTCTTGGATAAAAATGGAGATGTTGATCTGAACCTTACCGAGTTTTCAGGCCGCTCTACTGCGGTTCCGGCACTTTACAAGGCAATGGATAATCTGCTGAAAAAATTCGGAACAATGACCTGGGAGCAGGTGTCGGCTCCTGCAATCCGGTTATGCCGTGAAGGATTCAAATGTGGATTTATGTATGCACGGATCAGCGATACTCCGGAAGCAGAACATAATACAGCAGCTTATGAAGGATTTAAAGAGCTTTATCTGCACGACGGAAAACCACGTACTTTTGGTGAAATTATTAAGAATCCGGAGCTCGCCGATACAATGGAAGCAGTTGCTAAAAACGGTGTTGACTGGTTCTATAATGGGCCTGTAGCCGATGCTATCGTGAATGCTGTCCAAAAAAATAAAGGCGTTCTGGTAAAAGAAGATCTAAAAAATTGTTCACCAAAACCGCGTACTCCGGTACAGGGAACCTATCGGGGATATAAAGTTGTATCGATGCCGCCTCCGTCTTCCGGCGGAACTCATATCATCCAAATGCTGAATATTCTTGAGAATTTTGACCTCGCGAAAATGGGATGGCATTCCGCCGAAAGCACACATCTTTTGGCAGAAACAATGAAGATCATGTTTGCAGATCGCTCGGTTGCAATGGGAGATCCTGATTTTGTACAGGTACAGGTTGAAAAGATTCTTTCTAAGGAATATGCGAAAGAACTTGCGAAAAAGATTGATCCGGATAAAGCGCAGGAGTTTGCACCAACCGAAGGAATTGAAGCGAAAAGCTATCCAGGCTGTACCTCGCATTTCTCTGTCATGGATAAAGAGGGAAATGTTGTTGTGCAGACACAGACGATTCGTAACTGGTGGGGCTGTGGTGTAGTAGTTCCCGGCTATGGATTTATTATGAATAATACAATGGCTGATTTCAGCCCTAAAGTTGGCGTGCGTACGACACAGGGACTTGCCTATGGAATGGCAAATGCAGTACGTCCGGGAAAGACGCCGCTTTCCAGTATGTCTCCTACGATCGTACTGAAAGATGGGGTCCCGGTGTTGGCTGTTGGAAGTGCGGGCGGTCCGCGAATCATCACAAGCACACTTCAGCTGATCGTCAATACCCTTGACTATGGAATGATGATGGAACCTGCCACTCGTGCGCCGCATATGTGCTGCTTAACGCTCGATCAGGGGCTGGAGCTGGAAGACGGATTTTCTCCGGATACTGAAAAGCTTTTAAGAGAAAAAGGACATAAAATTATTGAAACGGGGTCATATGGAGAACTTTTGGTAATGCCAAACGGCATTATGAGAGTTGGAGATGAATTTTTCCCGGCAGGATGTAATCGTGCTGACGGCGGCGGCGGTGCATTGACTGAGTTTGGCACAACCGCAATCGATGGAATCGTTTTTGAATAA
- a CDS encoding sodium:solute symporter family protein produces MVTTITWIIVFVLIVGIGMFAGKSMSNSKEWSGGDKTLSAVGVGCVLGAWQIGGMSIVGAAQNGYTMGIAGSWYSLAGGIYLLVAAGLAKILRDRMPGDSVPTYLASRFSTSSSKLYSYVWVILGFLYIPVQLKTVASVIQIAVPSLDANWAIVLGLAIATVYTAFSGMKGAASVGKVVCIGIYVLLVGFVVIILQHFGGYSGLVSSLPQGYGELSSMPTQKWVGWLLSGILSSVVMQSVLQPIMAARDAKAARGGCIIGYVFAAPICIFTAIIGMIGAATTSNLGNGATAFAWTIKEYTSPVMAGVIFAVATMIIAATMATMMMATGTIITNIYKTQINKEASEDKMLKVSRYGTLIFSVCTLIPAFLLPSAALTTTFQILIQCSTGPVSFSILAGLLWKRTTKQASLASMISGIIVGLIWVISGLSNQIETIYAVIVVSYGVGIITTLLTSKKENAIQA; encoded by the coding sequence ATGGTTACTACAATTACATGGATTATTGTCTTTGTCTTGATTGTAGGAATTGGCATGTTTGCAGGAAAATCAATGTCCAATTCCAAAGAATGGTCAGGCGGAGACAAAACACTCAGTGCAGTCGGAGTCGGTTGTGTTTTGGGAGCATGGCAGATCGGAGGCATGAGTATTGTCGGTGCAGCTCAGAATGGCTATACGATGGGAATTGCGGGTTCATGGTATTCACTGGCAGGTGGAATTTATCTGTTAGTTGCAGCAGGACTTGCAAAAATTTTGCGAGACAGAATGCCGGGGGATTCGGTACCAACTTACTTAGCAAGTCGTTTTTCCACCAGCAGCTCTAAGCTTTATTCTTATGTTTGGGTTATTCTCGGATTTTTGTATATTCCGGTTCAGCTTAAAACAGTTGCTTCGGTTATCCAGATTGCAGTACCAAGTTTGGATGCGAATTGGGCCATCGTTCTTGGTTTAGCAATTGCTACTGTTTATACTGCATTCTCAGGAATGAAAGGTGCAGCATCCGTCGGAAAAGTGGTTTGTATTGGAATTTATGTACTTTTGGTTGGATTTGTGGTAATTATTCTGCAGCACTTTGGGGGATATTCGGGCTTGGTTTCCTCTCTGCCCCAAGGATACGGAGAACTCAGCAGTATGCCAACACAAAAATGGGTTGGATGGTTGCTTTCCGGTATTTTGTCCTCTGTCGTTATGCAGTCTGTTCTGCAGCCGATTATGGCGGCAAGAGATGCAAAGGCAGCGCGTGGAGGCTGCATTATTGGCTATGTATTCGCGGCTCCAATTTGTATTTTCACCGCAATTATTGGCATGATAGGCGCTGCTACTACCAGTAATTTGGGAAATGGTGCAACTGCTTTTGCGTGGACCATTAAAGAATATACCAGCCCAGTCATGGCAGGCGTTATTTTTGCAGTTGCTACTATGATTATTGCAGCCACAATGGCTACTATGATGATGGCAACAGGAACAATCATTACAAATATTTATAAAACACAGATCAATAAAGAAGCTTCTGAAGACAAAATGTTGAAAGTTTCTCGCTATGGCACTTTAATCTTTTCCGTTTGCACACTGATTCCTGCTTTCTTACTGCCCAGCGCAGCTTTGACAACAACTTTCCAGATCCTGATTCAATGTTCTACCGGCCCGGTAAGCTTTTCTATTCTTGCTGGTTTGCTTTGGAAACGTACGACAAAACAAGCATCACTGGCAAGCATGATTTCCGGTATTATTGTTGGACTGATTTGGGTAATCAGCGGATTGTCCAATCAAATCGAGACGATCTATGCTGTCATTGTTGTCAGCTATGGAGTAGGTATTATCACCACACTTTTAACATCTAAAAAAGAAAATGCGATTCAGGCGTAA
- a CDS encoding AraC family transcriptional regulator: MDKNRTDFSTMVSVQPFWDAEKSHKSLLAEGNNGTPIAVVHELKNTGKTDGLSCVPGIGLVGILFSTDPNNPCAICCGTLNQSKKVPLYGMLQVFACQFFPGEFTRIFGIPSNELADTEIPLDDLLQPGSILDQMAYSETFEQRIKYLRNFILQWESRTKQRETSSLIQKMMHDALMQHGNIRISELQEQTGYSARYLQKVITEHVGLAPKTVLANIRFQNALRTMIEHPAMSIVDVAQDCGYYDQSHFAKAFKEYMHMPPSTFQEKIQKEFSPGKLDFITL; the protein is encoded by the coding sequence ATGGACAAAAATAGAACGGATTTCAGTACAATGGTATCCGTTCAACCGTTTTGGGATGCAGAAAAAAGCCATAAAAGCCTTTTGGCCGAAGGAAACAACGGCACACCCATTGCGGTTGTGCATGAGCTAAAGAACACCGGTAAAACAGATGGATTAAGTTGTGTTCCTGGAATTGGTCTGGTTGGAATTTTATTTTCTACAGATCCAAACAATCCATGTGCTATTTGTTGCGGTACATTGAATCAAAGCAAAAAAGTTCCACTTTACGGAATGCTGCAAGTTTTTGCCTGCCAATTTTTTCCAGGAGAATTTACCAGGATTTTTGGAATTCCCAGCAACGAACTTGCAGATACAGAAATTCCATTGGATGATCTTTTGCAACCGGGATCCATTTTAGATCAAATGGCATACTCCGAAACTTTTGAGCAGCGCATCAAATATCTACGAAATTTTATTCTTCAATGGGAAAGCCGTACAAAGCAGCGGGAAACTTCTTCTTTAATCCAAAAGATGATGCACGATGCTCTGATGCAGCACGGCAATATCCGAATTTCTGAACTGCAAGAACAAACCGGCTACAGTGCCCGATATCTTCAAAAAGTGATTACAGAACACGTAGGGCTTGCCCCTAAAACAGTTTTGGCGAATATTCGTTTTCAAAATGCACTGCGAACAATGATTGAACACCCAGCAATGTCCATTGTGGATGTTGCGCAGGACTGCGGTTACTATGACCAATCCCATTTTGCAAAAGCATTTAAAGAATATATGCATATGCCGCCTTCTACTTTTCAGGAGAAAATCCAAAAGGAATTTTCCCCAGGAAAGCTAGATTTCATCACCCTTTAA
- a CDS encoding glutamine synthetase III — translation MSTVPELFGTLVFNDSVMKARLPKDTYQALKMTRENGKPLDPQVANVVANTMKDWAVENGCTHFTHWFQPMNGITAEKHDSFISPMAGGKVIMEFSGKELIKGEPDASSFPNGGLRSTFEARGYTAWDPTSDAFIKDGSLCIPTAFCSYGGEALDKKTPLLRSMNVLNEQALRILRLFGDQKTQRVNVTVGAEQEYFLIDRKLFEEREDLIYTGRTLFGAMPPKGQEMEDHYFGVIKPRVSVFMKDLDEELWKLGILAKTKHNEVAPGQHELAPIFTTVNVATDQNQLTMEIMKKVAAKHGLSCLLHEKPFNGVNGSGKHDNWSLSTDRGINLLEPGDSPRTNARFLLFLTAIIEAVDTHQDLLRLSVASAGNDHRLGGNEAPPAIISIFLGNQLTEVLDSIEKKEEYKGSQGKSVLTIGVDVLPNLPKDATDRNRTSPFAFTGNKFEFRMLGSTVSIGCPNMILNTIVADVLCKYADRLEKAKDFNYELEHLIRHVYRDHKRIIFNGDGYTDGWVKEAEKRGLLNLATTADCMPLYRKEENIKLFEKYGVLSRMEVCSRCEIQMENYNKQQHIEALTMEDMIQKQIFPAMCSYMKMLSEEISLKKQIGAGISYEVEETLIKKLSSLSVELFHELEALKKAVSGEQKITDVEELCRYCADVLLVQMEKTRAVADQIEPLVGKTYWPYPCYGDLLFSVN, via the coding sequence ATGAGTACGGTTCCGGAGCTATTCGGTACATTGGTCTTTAATGATTCGGTTATGAAAGCGAGACTGCCCAAGGATACCTATCAGGCTTTAAAAATGACCCGTGAAAATGGGAAGCCATTAGATCCCCAGGTGGCAAATGTAGTAGCAAACACCATGAAGGACTGGGCGGTAGAAAATGGCTGCACCCATTTTACGCATTGGTTTCAGCCGATGAATGGTATTACCGCAGAAAAGCACGATAGCTTTATTTCTCCCATGGCGGGTGGAAAAGTGATCATGGAGTTTTCTGGTAAGGAGTTGATCAAAGGGGAGCCGGATGCTAGTTCCTTCCCGAACGGCGGCCTTCGCTCTACCTTTGAAGCGCGTGGATATACTGCTTGGGATCCTACCAGCGATGCATTTATCAAGGATGGAAGCCTTTGTATCCCCACTGCTTTTTGCTCTTATGGAGGAGAAGCGCTGGATAAAAAGACACCGCTTCTGCGTTCCATGAATGTTCTTAATGAACAGGCTCTGCGAATTTTACGGTTGTTTGGAGATCAAAAGACACAGCGTGTGAATGTAACCGTAGGTGCGGAGCAGGAATATTTTCTGATTGATCGAAAACTGTTTGAAGAGCGTGAAGACCTCATCTATACCGGACGTACACTTTTTGGTGCTATGCCGCCGAAAGGGCAGGAGATGGAAGATCATTATTTTGGCGTTATTAAGCCACGGGTTTCTGTCTTTATGAAAGATTTGGATGAGGAATTGTGGAAATTGGGGATTCTTGCAAAAACGAAGCATAACGAGGTTGCCCCGGGGCAGCATGAGTTGGCCCCGATCTTTACAACTGTGAATGTAGCAACCGACCAGAACCAGTTGACAATGGAAATCATGAAAAAAGTTGCGGCAAAGCATGGACTTTCCTGTTTGCTGCATGAAAAGCCATTTAATGGAGTGAATGGTTCCGGTAAACACGATAACTGGTCATTGAGTACTGACCGTGGAATCAATCTTTTAGAGCCTGGAGATTCTCCACGGACAAATGCACGCTTTTTGTTGTTTTTAACCGCAATTATTGAAGCGGTGGATACACATCAGGATCTTTTGCGCCTTTCTGTTGCAAGTGCAGGGAACGATCATCGGCTTGGCGGAAATGAAGCACCACCGGCAATTATTTCGATTTTTTTGGGGAATCAGCTTACCGAAGTTTTGGATTCCATTGAAAAGAAAGAGGAATATAAAGGGAGTCAGGGGAAATCTGTTTTGACAATTGGCGTGGATGTATTGCCCAATTTGCCGAAAGACGCGACCGATCGTAATCGTACTTCTCCTTTTGCATTTACCGGAAATAAGTTTGAGTTTCGTATGCTTGGTTCTACCGTTTCTATTGGCTGTCCAAATATGATTTTGAATACCATCGTTGCTGATGTGCTTTGCAAATATGCGGACCGGCTGGAAAAAGCGAAGGATTTTAACTATGAATTGGAACATTTGATTCGTCATGTGTATCGGGACCATAAACGGATCATTTTTAACGGCGACGGATATACCGATGGATGGGTAAAAGAAGCCGAAAAACGTGGATTGCTGAATCTAGCGACTACAGCTGATTGTATGCCTCTTTACAGAAAAGAAGAGAACATTAAATTGTTTGAAAAATATGGAGTTTTGTCTCGTATGGAAGTTTGTTCCCGCTGCGAGATTCAGATGGAAAATTATAATAAACAGCAGCATATCGAAGCTCTGACAATGGAAGATATGATCCAAAAGCAGATTTTTCCTGCGATGTGCAGCTATATGAAGATGCTTTCCGAAGAAATTTCTCTGAAAAAGCAGATTGGAGCAGGAATTTCTTACGAAGTAGAGGAAACTTTAATTAAGAAACTTTCGAGTTTGTCAGTAGAACTTTTCCATGAATTGGAAGCTTTGAAGAAGGCGGTCTCTGGAGAGCAGAAAATTACGGATGTAGAAGAGCTTTGCCGATATTGTGCAGATGTACTTTTGGTGCAGATGGAAAAAACTCGAGCAGTTGCCGATCAGATAGAACCATTAGTTGGTAAGACCTACTGGCCCTATCCATGCTATGGGGATCTTTTGTTTTCTGTAAATTAA
- a CDS encoding cadherin-like beta sandwich domain-containing protein, translating to MKKRIQIRILLIGIVFCLAGISARAAEMTPFSICEKGSACPGGTFSILLQVTPSKESPAAFRASFSFNEDVFSYEGVTLSKGVTQNEFFVGNGSPLQCIYACNVEDGVASVLSGTIATYHFRVKDTVNKGESYPFSLSISEVCDFSARPLNLDTQQDLSIPIVNSSNSTDGDDSGPLLQDLSVTKPEGVSLSPDFSSDHLEYETTVPADENEIWFSAQSVEEGSKITVNRHTLGAVGSTTIIRITVKSADGKHSSEYHVQVSRSERSSETKTENGTETGRRTRTGGTVGGSVKKGSAKKSTGASVKRSTSSEDPEDESYTIDSGSNRKNSFSFSQNQFPAFLSGAAMVGVGALIALLCILLLRKKKN from the coding sequence ATGAAAAAACGAATCCAAATCAGAATTCTTTTAATTGGAATTGTATTCTGTCTGGCTGGTATTTCCGCCCGGGCAGCTGAAATGACCCCTTTTTCTATTTGTGAAAAAGGTTCAGCTTGTCCGGGCGGAACTTTTTCAATTTTGCTGCAAGTGACTCCATCAAAAGAATCCCCCGCAGCTTTTCGAGCAAGCTTTTCTTTTAACGAAGACGTTTTTTCCTATGAGGGTGTAACTCTTTCAAAAGGCGTTACCCAAAACGAATTTTTCGTTGGAAACGGCTCCCCCTTACAGTGTATTTATGCCTGCAATGTCGAAGATGGTGTTGCCTCTGTCCTATCTGGTACAATCGCTACCTACCATTTTCGTGTAAAAGATACGGTAAATAAAGGGGAATCCTACCCATTTTCCCTATCAATCAGTGAAGTCTGCGATTTTTCTGCTCGGCCACTTAATTTAGATACCCAACAAGATTTATCGATCCCCATTGTAAACAGCTCCAACAGTACAGACGGTGATGATTCCGGTCCACTTTTACAAGATCTTTCGGTCACTAAACCGGAGGGTGTTTCTCTTTCTCCCGACTTTTCTTCAGATCACCTGGAATACGAAACAACCGTCCCCGCAGACGAAAATGAGATTTGGTTTTCTGCACAGAGTGTAGAAGAAGGAAGCAAAATTACAGTTAATCGCCATACTTTAGGTGCTGTCGGAAGTACAACAATCATCCGGATCACCGTAAAATCTGCAGATGGAAAACATTCGTCCGAATACCATGTGCAGGTCTCCCGATCGGAACGCTCCTCTGAAACAAAAACGGAAAACGGAACGGAAACCGGACGCAGAACCAGAACCGGTGGTACTGTCGGCGGTTCTGTAAAAAAAGGCTCCGCCAAAAAATCGACGGGAGCAAGTGTAAAGCGTTCCACTTCATCAGAAGATCCCGAAGATGAATCTTACACCATTGATTCTGGTTCAAACCGCAAAAATTCTTTTTCTTTTTCCCAAAATCAATTCCCAGCCTTTTTATCCGGCGCTGCTATGGTGGGTGTTGGTGCACTGATTGCTTTGCTCTGTATCCTATTACTTCGTAAAAAGAAAAATTAA
- a CDS encoding carbon starvation protein A, with protein MNALIIVAISIVVLGGGYLLYGRWLVKTWGVDPNAKTPAYEKEDGEDYIPTNSLVVFSHQFSSIAGAGPITGPIIACMFGWLPALLWILIGGVFFGAVQDFTSMYASVKTKGKTIGSIIENYIGKTGKTLFLIFEWLFSLLVIAAFADMVAGTFSGFAPDTGAQVYANGGTASMTMLFIFGAVIFGFFMKYAKPKSGVLAACGIVFTAVLMLIGLNFPIYADKGTWLAVIFAYLFIAAALPMWVMIQPRDYLSTFLLLTMIAGAVIGLLVMHPSINLPVVTSFNVNGKMLFPMLFVTIACGAVSGFHSLVSSSTSSRQIKNEKDMLPIGYGAMLLESLLAVVALCIAGAAADPVTHAAAQGTPFAIFSRGVASFLVQIGMPQDAAMCVMNMAVSTLALTSLDAVARIGRIAFQELFGQGSSSVAKFLSNKYISTIITLACGCVLSLGGYNNIWPLFGSANQLLAALVLISLAVFLKCTGRQGWMLYVPMFVMLAVTFTALVQSIISIVVKLGSNNFVFMTDGLQLIVAVLLVALGIMVAASCLKTLFGKKENSEKATSDTAV; from the coding sequence ATGAACGCACTTATCATCGTAGCAATTTCGATCGTCGTGCTGGGCGGTGGGTATTTGCTGTACGGCCGATGGTTGGTCAAAACTTGGGGGGTTGATCCCAATGCGAAAACACCGGCTTATGAAAAAGAAGACGGCGAGGATTACATTCCTACCAACAGCTTGGTTGTATTTAGTCACCAGTTTAGTTCGATTGCGGGTGCAGGCCCGATTACAGGCCCAATTATTGCCTGTATGTTTGGCTGGCTGCCGGCACTGCTCTGGATTTTGATCGGCGGTGTATTTTTTGGAGCAGTACAGGACTTTACTTCCATGTATGCTTCGGTAAAGACAAAAGGCAAGACGATCGGTTCTATCATCGAAAATTATATCGGGAAAACCGGAAAAACATTGTTCCTGATTTTTGAATGGCTTTTCAGCCTGTTGGTTATCGCAGCCTTTGCGGATATGGTTGCTGGCACGTTTAGCGGTTTTGCACCCGATACTGGTGCTCAGGTTTATGCCAACGGCGGCACAGCTTCCATGACTATGCTTTTTATCTTTGGTGCGGTAATTTTTGGATTTTTCATGAAATATGCAAAGCCAAAGAGCGGCGTCCTAGCGGCTTGCGGCATTGTGTTTACAGCTGTTTTGATGTTAATCGGCCTTAATTTCCCTATTTATGCAGATAAGGGGACATGGCTTGCTGTTATCTTTGCTTATTTGTTTATTGCTGCCGCATTGCCTATGTGGGTAATGATTCAGCCTCGCGATTATCTTAGCACGTTTTTGCTTTTGACTATGATCGCCGGCGCAGTAATTGGACTTTTGGTAATGCATCCTTCCATCAATCTGCCGGTGGTGACCAGCTTTAATGTGAATGGGAAAATGCTCTTCCCAATGCTGTTTGTAACGATCGCCTGTGGTGCAGTTTCCGGATTCCATAGCTTGGTTTCTTCCAGCACCAGCAGCCGTCAGATCAAGAATGAAAAAGATATGCTTCCGATTGGCTATGGTGCTATGCTGCTGGAATCTTTGCTGGCGGTTGTTGCACTCTGCATCGCAGGTGCCGCTGCAGATCCGGTAACGCATGCAGCTGCCCAGGGAACGCCGTTTGCAATCTTCTCCAGAGGCGTTGCAAGCTTCCTCGTACAGATCGGTATGCCGCAGGACGCTGCAATGTGTGTTATGAATATGGCGGTTTCGACTCTGGCACTTACCAGCCTTGATGCAGTTGCCCGTATCGGCAGGATTGCGTTCCAGGAGCTGTTTGGGCAAGGGAGTTCTTCCGTAGCAAAATTCCTGAGCAATAAATATATTTCTACGATTATTACGCTTGCTTGTGGCTGTGTTCTGAGTCTTGGCGGCTATAACAATATCTGGCCGCTGTTTGGTTCTGCAAACCAGCTGCTCGCAGCTTTGGTGCTTATCAGCCTCGCGGTGTTCCTCAAATGCACGGGACGCCAAGGTTGGATGCTTTATGTACCGATGTTTGTGATGCTGGCGGTTACTTTTACCGCTCTGGTACAGTCGATTATCTCGATTGTTGTCAAACTCGGTTCCAATAATTTTGTTTTCATGACCGATGGCCTTCAGCTGATTGTGGCGGTCTTGCTGGTTGCCCTTGGTATTATGGTAGCGGCCTCCTGTCTAAAGACACTCTTTGGGAAAAAAGAGAATTCGGAGAAAGCTACTTCTGATACAGCGGTCTGA